The sequence GACGCGGAGAATGGCGAGCAGGTGTACGACTTCGAAACGCTCTCCCTCACGCTTCAGGAGTTAAAGCGAGTGCTCAAATCCAACGGTAAGGAGAAGAGAGATATTCTTATTCTTTCGCAGCCGGATACCGACTACCAAACCATTGTTAGAGCCATGGATACTGTGCGCAGTTTCAAAACTGTGGTTGCGGCATCGCTGGTCAATGCGGAACTGTTCCCTGCTATCTCTCTCGGTGATGCACCGGTAGAAGAAGCCTCAGATTTACCGGAGGCCCAGCAATGAGACAATCAGTACACGCTAAGCGCATGGCGCACAACAACAAGCGGCATAAAGGCGTACCCAAGTTAAATCTGGTTTCGCTGATGGACATCTTTACCATTCTGGTGTTCTTCCTGCTGGTGAACTCGTCGGATGTCGAAGTGTTGCAGTCCAACAAGGATATTAAGCTGCCCGAATCGATTGCCGAGAAAAAACCGGAAGAAACACTGGTGGTGACGGTTACCATAGATGCACTCCTGGTCGGTGGTCGTAAAGTGGCAGACC comes from Teredinibacter turnerae and encodes:
- a CDS encoding ExbD/TolR family protein — translated: MRIKRSRNQEADLDITSFMNLMIILVPVLLMSMVFSHVTVLDLTLPDVASSSAPASENPINDGIELVIEPDELVVNYPAGAPLKRIPKIADAENGEQVYDFETLSLTLQELKRVLKSNGKEKRDILILSQPDTDYQTIVRAMDTVRSFKTVVAASLVNAELFPAISLGDAPVEEASDLPEAQQ
- a CDS encoding ExbD/TolR family protein; protein product: MRQSVHAKRMAHNNKRHKGVPKLNLVSLMDIFTILVFFLLVNSSDVEVLQSNKDIKLPESIAEKKPEETLVVTVTIDALLVGGRKVADLAAIERDKASEITPLKEELEYLAKRKPYADKEAEEAGRDVTIMGDKTIPYNLLKKIMTTCAKADYRNISLAVSQVPDEAVADSPAVGG